One window from the genome of Haloprofundus halobius encodes:
- a CDS encoding endonuclease V yields the protein MRPARPEFAPDPTLSREEMEQLQRDIADAARFEDEFDFDPAAVSTAESTLVPREDRPLVAGVDQAFLDEKAVSAVVVARGTEVVERAFSVSDLSIPYIPGLLSFREGGPILDAFESLETEPDFVVFDGSGRIHFRQAGLATHMGVVLDVPSVGVAKGLLCGTPRESVEGRPEGWRTPVEANGRVDALDGTVIGYAFQSRQYASSRKINPLYVSPGHRVSAETTVDLVERLCGGYKLPEPTRLADAYADEVKREYRE from the coding sequence ATGCGGCCCGCCCGTCCCGAGTTCGCCCCCGACCCGACGCTCTCGCGCGAGGAGATGGAACAGCTCCAGCGCGACATCGCCGACGCGGCCCGCTTCGAGGACGAGTTCGACTTCGACCCCGCGGCCGTCTCGACAGCCGAATCGACGCTCGTCCCACGGGAAGACCGACCGCTCGTCGCGGGCGTCGACCAGGCGTTTCTGGACGAGAAGGCCGTCAGCGCCGTCGTCGTCGCCCGCGGCACCGAGGTCGTCGAACGCGCCTTCTCGGTCTCCGACCTCTCGATCCCGTACATTCCGGGCTTGCTCTCCTTCCGCGAGGGCGGTCCGATTCTCGACGCGTTCGAGAGCCTGGAGACGGAACCCGACTTCGTCGTCTTCGACGGCAGCGGTCGCATCCACTTCCGGCAAGCGGGGTTGGCGACGCACATGGGCGTCGTCCTCGACGTGCCGAGCGTCGGCGTCGCCAAAGGACTGCTCTGCGGCACGCCGCGTGAGTCGGTCGAGGGGCGACCCGAAGGCTGGCGCACGCCCGTTGAGGCGAACGGCCGCGTCGACGCGCTGGACGGGACGGTTATCGGCTACGCCTTCCAGTCGCGGCAGTACGCGTCGAGTCGGAAGATAAACCCGCTGTACGTCAGCCCCGGCCACCGCGTCTCCGCGGAGACGACCGTCGACCTCGTCGAACGGCTCTGCGGCGGCTACAAACTCCCGGAGCCGACGCGGCTGGCCGACGCCTACGCCGACGAGGTGAAACGGGAGTACCGCGAGTGA
- a CDS encoding DUF7108 domain-containing protein, translated as MAELPEDVQTTAERLTRLARDAVDPNEAEAYRERRDASLADHGYTARYREADDTLVLYPAEWIDDDGTVALDRIDDTDRAVERSLSGTGKEDEWEAVEKHNASLVAAVESSSGSDHAANARAFADFMSNHYVRRVETAGVPEIREFLTEYYPRNSWPTEAQKTAVRESLERLFEQAGEELPDVTRTTR; from the coding sequence ATGGCTGAACTCCCCGAAGATGTCCAGACGACCGCAGAGCGACTGACTCGACTCGCGCGCGACGCGGTCGACCCGAACGAGGCCGAGGCGTACCGAGAGCGACGCGACGCGTCACTTGCCGACCACGGCTACACTGCCCGCTACCGCGAAGCCGACGACACGCTCGTCCTCTACCCGGCGGAGTGGATCGACGACGACGGTACAGTCGCCCTCGATCGAATCGACGACACGGACCGGGCGGTGGAGCGGTCGCTCTCGGGGACCGGCAAGGAGGACGAGTGGGAGGCCGTAGAAAAACACAACGCCAGTTTGGTTGCTGCTGTCGAATCGTCGTCAGGTTCCGACCACGCCGCCAACGCCCGTGCGTTCGCCGACTTCATGAGCAACCATTACGTGCGGCGGGTCGAGACGGCGGGTGTACCGGAGATACGGGAGTTTCTCACGGAGTACTATCCGCGCAACTCCTGGCCGACTGAGGCGCAAAAAACGGCGGTTCGTGAGTCGCTCGAACGATTGTTCGAACAGGCCGGGGAGGAACTCCCCGACGTTACTCGTACGACGCGATAA
- a CDS encoding metal-dependent hydrolase produces MNKKGHVLNAALLSIGLGYVLEPSGDVPTFVAIAEMTVPLVLGALFPDVDTAFGKHRKTLHNFLVLGIFVAFPILFDNLHFVWIGVLTHYILDLFGSRRGLAFFYPYEKEYSLPIGVTTSSKWADLVTVLITLAEVALFAAVHYYVVPLDGGLDGGLDAVTTLLGL; encoded by the coding sequence ATGAACAAGAAAGGTCACGTGTTGAACGCCGCCCTCCTCAGCATCGGTCTCGGGTACGTGCTCGAACCGTCGGGCGACGTGCCGACGTTCGTCGCCATCGCCGAGATGACCGTCCCGCTCGTCCTCGGCGCGCTGTTTCCGGACGTCGACACGGCGTTCGGCAAGCACCGAAAGACGCTGCACAACTTCCTGGTCCTCGGCATCTTCGTCGCGTTCCCGATTCTGTTCGACAACCTCCACTTCGTTTGGATCGGTGTACTCACACACTACATCTTGGACCTGTTCGGCAGCAGACGGGGGTTGGCGTTCTTCTACCCGTACGAGAAGGAGTACAGCCTCCCCATCGGCGTCACCACGTCGAGTAAGTGGGCCGACCTCGTGACGGTGCTCATCACGCTCGCGGAGGTCGCGCTGTTCGCGGCGGTCCACTACTATGTGGTGCCGCTCGACGGTGGACTCGACGGCGGACTCGACGCGGTCACGACGCTGCTCGGGCTCTGA
- a CDS encoding PadR family transcriptional regulator, which yields MSEAQTINDSGSARDLTAFQQNILVILAEEPMYGLAIKRELESYYGTEVNHGRLYPNLDDLVEMGLVEKSELDKRTNQYELTETGHSAVLDRLDWVLSKFVTDESRADEVRDVIASYE from the coding sequence ATGTCAGAGGCACAAACAATCAACGACTCCGGCAGCGCACGGGACCTAACTGCGTTCCAACAGAACATCCTCGTCATTCTCGCCGAGGAACCCATGTACGGCCTCGCCATCAAACGCGAGCTCGAGTCGTACTACGGCACCGAGGTCAACCACGGGAGGCTCTACCCCAACCTCGACGACCTCGTCGAGATGGGGCTCGTCGAGAAGAGCGAACTCGACAAGCGGACGAACCAGTACGAACTGACCGAAACCGGGCACTCGGCAGTACTGGACCGTCTCGACTGGGTACTCTCGAAGTTCGTCACTGACGAAAGCCGGGCAGACGAAGTTCGCGACGTTATCGCGTCGTACGAGTAA
- a CDS encoding DUF7565 family protein: MSLWTCGVAGCDARFEDAEAAVVHQTNEHERTECKVCGAIVPEGYFAIRHAFDEHSRAEYIRAYNADSAAVRMREGIQSAIEEEADLQRIVEQVDASDRTEPE, translated from the coding sequence ATGTCGCTCTGGACGTGTGGTGTCGCAGGCTGTGACGCACGGTTCGAAGACGCCGAAGCCGCCGTCGTCCACCAGACCAACGAACACGAACGCACCGAGTGCAAAGTCTGCGGCGCCATCGTCCCGGAAGGCTACTTCGCGATTCGCCACGCGTTCGACGAACACTCCCGCGCCGAATACATCCGCGCGTACAACGCCGACTCCGCGGCGGTCCGCATGCGCGAGGGTATCCAATCGGCCATCGAGGAGGAGGCAGACCTCCAGCGCATCGTCGAACAAGTCGACGCGAGCGACCGCACGGAGCCCGAGTAA
- a CDS encoding PHP-associated domain-containing protein encodes MHIKCLDERVVARAKRRGVDVLVYAPHFTRLPTIRARADRFSDDELLVVPARELFTGPWNDRNHLLAIGLSEPVPDFITIEGALAECRRQEAAVLVPHPSFLNVSLGRAEVATFRDELHAVETYNGKCFPHQNRRSSRIAAEFDKPGFGSSYAHLRGNVGEAWTEFDRRIDTEAALATALREDVPRRIDHRPGLGHRVRNLAEFAHLGYENTWGKIDRLLLSGTEPTHPRQLVYEGRFDDVTVY; translated from the coding sequence ATGCACATCAAGTGCTTGGACGAGCGTGTCGTCGCCCGAGCGAAGCGCCGCGGCGTCGACGTGCTCGTCTACGCGCCGCACTTCACGCGCCTGCCGACGATTCGCGCCCGCGCCGACCGGTTCTCCGACGACGAGTTGCTCGTCGTCCCCGCGCGCGAACTGTTCACCGGCCCGTGGAACGACCGCAACCACCTCCTCGCCATCGGCCTCTCGGAACCGGTCCCCGACTTCATCACCATCGAGGGTGCGCTCGCCGAGTGCCGACGACAGGAGGCGGCCGTGCTCGTCCCGCACCCCTCGTTTCTGAACGTGAGTCTCGGCCGCGCGGAGGTAGCGACGTTCCGCGACGAACTGCACGCCGTCGAGACGTACAACGGGAAGTGTTTCCCGCACCAGAACCGCCGATCGTCGCGCATCGCCGCCGAGTTCGACAAACCGGGGTTCGGGTCGTCGTACGCCCACCTCCGCGGCAACGTCGGCGAGGCATGGACCGAGTTCGACCGGCGTATCGACACCGAGGCGGCCCTCGCGACGGCGCTTCGCGAGGACGTCCCGCGCCGTATCGACCACCGGCCGGGACTCGGCCACCGAGTCAGAAACCTCGCCGAGTTCGCCCATCTCGGCTACGAGAACACGTGGGGGAAGATAGACCGCCTGCTGCTGTCGGGTACCGAACCGACTCACCCGCGACAACTCGTCTACGAGGGTCGATTCGACGACGTGACGGTGTACTGA
- a CDS encoding ArsA family ATPase, which produces MANLDVEPVDVVGDSGDSDEGDERDAPGGDDDSAASIDVEVEAAADLSELPGDVDAAEFVLYGGKGGVGKTTMAAATALRSAAEGATTLVVSTDPAHSLSDTLGGEIPAEPTRIREEIPLFAAEIDPEAAMDEGLFGEGGDALGGMGGMGDMFGGMGGMGGAGGAGGAGDGGNPFGGDENPFAADDNGEGGHPLLDGTMPGADEMAAMRQLLEHMDDPRFDRVVVDTAPTGHTLRLLQLPEMLDSMVGRLVTFRERMRGMVDNLKGMFGGADPGPSGMEQLEEAKERIKRLRAVLRDPERTDFRVVMIPEEMSVVESERLVARLDEFGIPVRTLVVNRVMEDPSDVAGIDPEWTVAPDPEHCEFCQRRWQVQQRSLRRATELFRGRDVKRVPLLADEVRGEEALRVVAACLA; this is translated from the coding sequence ATGGCAAATCTCGACGTGGAACCCGTCGACGTCGTCGGTGACTCCGGCGACTCCGACGAGGGCGACGAGCGCGACGCTCCCGGCGGCGACGACGACTCGGCTGCGTCGATAGACGTGGAAGTCGAGGCGGCCGCCGACCTCTCAGAGCTCCCGGGCGACGTCGACGCCGCGGAGTTCGTCCTCTACGGCGGGAAGGGAGGCGTCGGCAAGACGACGATGGCGGCGGCGACGGCGCTGCGCAGCGCCGCCGAGGGCGCGACGACGCTCGTGGTCTCGACCGATCCCGCCCACTCGCTGTCGGACACGCTCGGCGGCGAGATTCCCGCGGAACCGACGCGCATCCGCGAGGAGATCCCCCTGTTTGCTGCCGAAATCGACCCCGAAGCAGCGATGGACGAGGGGCTGTTCGGCGAGGGCGGCGACGCACTCGGCGGGATGGGGGGCATGGGTGACATGTTCGGTGGAATGGGTGGGATGGGCGGTGCGGGCGGCGCGGGCGGCGCTGGAGACGGTGGAAACCCCTTCGGCGGCGACGAGAACCCCTTCGCCGCCGACGACAACGGCGAGGGCGGCCACCCGCTGCTCGACGGGACGATGCCCGGAGCGGACGAGATGGCGGCGATGCGGCAACTGCTCGAACACATGGACGATCCGCGATTCGACCGCGTCGTCGTCGACACCGCGCCGACGGGCCACACGCTCCGCCTGCTGCAACTGCCGGAGATGCTCGACTCGATGGTCGGCCGTCTCGTCACGTTCCGCGAGCGGATGCGCGGGATGGTGGATAATCTGAAGGGGATGTTCGGCGGCGCGGACCCCGGCCCGAGCGGGATGGAGCAACTGGAGGAGGCCAAGGAGCGAATCAAACGGCTCCGCGCGGTGCTTCGTGACCCCGAGCGGACGGACTTCCGGGTGGTGATGATTCCCGAGGAGATGAGCGTCGTTGAGTCCGAGCGCCTCGTCGCGCGCCTCGACGAGTTCGGGATTCCGGTGCGGACGCTCGTCGTCAACCGGGTGATGGAGGACCCCAGCGACGTCGCGGGTATCGACCCCGAGTGGACGGTCGCGCCCGACCCCGAACACTGCGAGTTCTGCCAGCGGCGCTGGCAGGTCCAGCAGCGCTCGCTCCGCCGGGCGACGGAGCTGTTCCGCGGCCGCGACGTGAAGCGCGTCCCGCTTCTCGCCGACGAGGTTCGCGGAGAAGAGGCCTTGCGGGTCGTCGCGGCGTGTCTGGCGTAG
- a CDS encoding CinA family protein: protein MRDHADDPPVEERLGDALRERGDTVAVAESCTGGLVGSLLTDVPGSSDYFDRSVVTYSYDAKRDLLAVSRESLDEHGAVSDAVAREMAQGVRDTADTTWGVATTGIAGPDGGSDEKPVGTVYVGLAYAAEWGTGESYATATRHEFDGSRLDVKEQFARAAMETLEDALVERSG, encoded by the coding sequence ATGCGAGATCACGCGGACGACCCGCCGGTCGAAGAACGCCTCGGCGACGCACTCCGAGAACGCGGCGACACCGTCGCCGTCGCCGAGTCCTGCACGGGTGGCCTCGTCGGGTCGCTCCTGACCGACGTACCGGGGTCGAGCGACTACTTCGACCGCTCGGTCGTCACCTACTCCTACGACGCCAAGCGCGACCTGCTCGCCGTCTCCCGCGAGTCGCTCGACGAACACGGTGCCGTCAGCGACGCCGTCGCCCGCGAGATGGCCCAGGGCGTCAGAGACACCGCGGACACGACGTGGGGCGTCGCGACGACGGGTATCGCCGGTCCGGACGGCGGCAGCGACGAGAAACCGGTCGGCACCGTCTACGTCGGCCTCGCGTACGCCGCCGAGTGGGGGACCGGCGAGTCGTACGCGACCGCGACGCGTCACGAGTTCGACGGGTCGCGACTCGACGTGAAAGAGCAGTTCGCGCGAGCGGCGATGGAGACGCTGGAAGATGCGTTGGTCGAGCGAAGCGGGTGA
- a CDS encoding SDR family oxidoreductase, whose translation MKPETVLITGCSSGIGRATARAFLAEDWVVYATARNPADIQQLGEEGCELATLDVTDQGDVDRVVDRIVDEQGAIHCLVNNAGYGQFGPIEDVPTEAVEKQFAVNVFGPHRLMRAVLPHMRAEGDGTIVNVSSVAGRVSFPGSGVYSGSKFALEAMTDALRAEVEEYGIDAVLVEPGPVETQFTDRAEEEVDDGMERSGAYESFYKLFEDTQALGGGGPGAVPPRRVAEDIVNAASATKPAARYPVGIVADVGSFARFLPDGIRDSLYGLARKLGS comes from the coding sequence GTGAAACCAGAGACTGTCCTCATCACTGGCTGTTCGTCCGGTATCGGTCGCGCCACCGCCCGGGCCTTCCTCGCGGAGGACTGGGTGGTGTACGCGACGGCGCGCAACCCCGCCGACATCCAACAACTCGGCGAAGAGGGGTGCGAACTCGCGACGCTCGACGTGACCGACCAGGGCGACGTCGACCGGGTGGTCGACCGTATCGTCGACGAGCAGGGCGCGATTCATTGCCTCGTCAACAACGCGGGCTACGGGCAGTTCGGCCCCATCGAAGACGTGCCTACTGAGGCGGTCGAAAAGCAGTTCGCCGTCAACGTTTTCGGCCCCCACCGGCTCATGCGCGCCGTACTCCCGCACATGCGGGCGGAGGGCGACGGCACCATCGTCAACGTCTCCAGCGTCGCCGGCCGCGTCTCGTTCCCCGGTAGCGGCGTCTACTCGGGGTCGAAGTTCGCGCTCGAAGCGATGACCGACGCGCTGCGCGCCGAAGTCGAGGAGTACGGCATCGACGCCGTCCTCGTCGAACCCGGGCCGGTCGAGACGCAGTTCACCGACCGCGCCGAGGAGGAGGTCGACGACGGGATGGAGCGCTCGGGCGCGTACGAGTCGTTCTACAAACTGTTCGAGGACACGCAGGCGCTCGGCGGCGGCGGACCCGGCGCGGTGCCGCCGCGGCGCGTCGCCGAGGACATCGTCAACGCCGCCAGCGCGACGAAACCCGCCGCGCGCTACCCGGTCGGCATCGTCGCCGATGTCGGGTCGTTCGCTCGCTTCCTCCCCGACGGTATCCGGGACAGCCTCTACGGGCTCGCGCGGAAGCTCGGGTCGTAG
- a CDS encoding inorganic diphosphatase, whose protein sequence is MTNLWEDLETGPDAPETIYAVVECLKGERNKYEYDKDIPGVVLDRVLHSNVHYPSDYGFIPQSYYDDEDPFDVLVLVEDATFPGCIIEARPVALMKMDDDGEQDDKVIAVPTEDPRFQHIEDLEDIPQQKLDEIDEFFKTYKNLEKGKEVETQGWEDKQAAMDAIEHAQDLYNEHFG, encoded by the coding sequence ATGACGAATCTCTGGGAGGACCTCGAGACAGGTCCCGACGCACCGGAAACCATCTACGCCGTCGTCGAGTGTCTGAAAGGCGAGCGCAACAAGTACGAGTACGACAAGGACATCCCCGGCGTCGTCCTCGACCGGGTACTGCACTCGAACGTTCACTACCCGAGCGACTACGGCTTCATCCCGCAGTCGTACTACGACGACGAGGACCCCTTCGACGTGCTCGTGCTCGTCGAGGACGCGACGTTCCCCGGTTGCATCATCGAGGCGCGCCCCGTCGCCCTGATGAAGATGGACGACGACGGCGAACAGGACGACAAGGTCATCGCCGTTCCGACGGAGGACCCACGCTTCCAGCACATCGAGGACCTCGAAGACATCCCACAGCAGAAACTCGACGAGATTGACGAGTTCTTCAAGACGTACAAGAACCTCGAGAAGGGCAAGGAAGTCGAAACGCAGGGTTGGGAGGACAAGCAGGCCGCGATGGACGCCATCGAGCACGCCCAGGACCTCTACAACGAGCACTTCGGCTGA
- a CDS encoding pyridoxal phosphate-dependent aminotransferase, with translation MEYEEPLFFRVMRYAEAADRDVVDMVSGNPDWDAPTALRDGLREFADADADAFQYGPSAGLTELREEIAERRNVDASQVVVTNGAGEANYLAMARALERDTGDGVLLTDPVYPYYPGKAGMLGGDVTLVPVAEGGEIDVDAMREAATEETALIVANTPNNPTGVVYDRETMEELVALAEEVDALLVADEVYDHFDYTGEFESALTIDSEHRIVTSAFSKSMAITGFRVGYAIFPEALVDAAKTRHMLVNVAGSNPAQYAVLRALRETDPTYYEETRAMLRDRIAAFTDALDAAGADYTRPEGAFYVLARFDGFPGTMENVERLIDEAGVAGMPGEAFGPARDEWVRFALVTPRAQEAAKRLADYF, from the coding sequence ATGGAGTACGAGGAACCGCTGTTCTTCCGGGTGATGCGCTACGCCGAGGCCGCCGACCGCGACGTCGTCGACATGGTGAGCGGCAACCCCGACTGGGACGCCCCCACGGCGTTGCGAGACGGGCTCAGGGAGTTCGCCGACGCGGACGCCGACGCGTTCCAGTATGGCCCCAGCGCCGGACTCACGGAGCTCCGCGAGGAGATCGCCGAGCGCCGCAACGTCGACGCCTCGCAGGTCGTCGTCACCAACGGCGCGGGCGAAGCGAACTACCTGGCGATGGCACGGGCGCTGGAGCGCGATACGGGCGACGGGGTGTTGCTCACCGACCCGGTGTACCCGTACTACCCCGGCAAGGCGGGGATGCTCGGCGGCGACGTGACGCTCGTCCCCGTCGCCGAGGGCGGCGAGATAGACGTAGATGCGATGCGCGAGGCGGCCACGGAGGAGACGGCGCTCATCGTCGCCAACACGCCGAACAACCCGACGGGCGTCGTCTACGACCGCGAGACGATGGAAGAACTCGTCGCGCTCGCCGAGGAGGTCGACGCGCTCCTCGTCGCCGACGAGGTGTACGACCACTTCGATTACACGGGCGAGTTCGAGAGCGCGCTCACCATCGACTCCGAGCACCGCATCGTCACCAGCGCGTTCTCGAAGTCGATGGCCATCACCGGCTTTCGCGTCGGCTACGCGATCTTCCCCGAGGCGCTCGTCGACGCCGCGAAGACCCGGCACATGCTCGTCAACGTCGCTGGGAGCAACCCCGCGCAGTACGCCGTGTTGCGGGCGCTGCGCGAGACCGACCCGACCTACTACGAGGAGACGCGCGCGATGCTCCGCGACCGTATCGCCGCGTTCACCGACGCGCTCGACGCCGCCGGAGCCGACTACACCCGACCGGAGGGCGCGTTCTACGTGCTCGCGCGGTTCGACGGCTTCCCGGGAACGATGGAGAACGTCGAGCGCCTCATCGACGAGGCGGGCGTCGCCGGGATGCCCGGCGAGGCGTTCGGCCCCGCCCGCGACGAGTGGGTTCGGTTCGCGCTCGTCACGCCGCGCGCGCAGGAGGCGGCGAAGCGGTTGGCGGACTACTTCTGA
- a CDS encoding rhomboid family intramembrane serine protease → MAECHECGEYESLPYQCRRCGNAFCAEHRLPENHNCPGLDSWDDPSGVFESNFDDSVRTGGSSEGLLDRVTGTGGPLGYFRGNLTYIFLGLMWLTFISEYIVGYLLTGTLVPQVTAYGNVPAWRSIFLLTSENPEYVWTWVTAIFSHGSFFHIAANSIALYFFGPLVERYLGAKRFTALFLVSGAVAGLAQVGTALATGESSAVLGASGAVMAILGLLTVVNPDLRVMLLIPPIPLPIWALTAFYVVFDLTGAITPILGGGIAHYAHLTGLLVGLLVGQYVKGQRNVPNRLNFGGGGGRGGGRRRY, encoded by the coding sequence ATGGCAGAATGTCACGAGTGCGGCGAGTACGAAAGCTTGCCGTACCAGTGTCGGCGCTGTGGCAACGCCTTCTGCGCCGAACATCGCCTCCCAGAGAACCACAACTGTCCGGGGTTGGACTCGTGGGACGACCCGAGCGGCGTCTTCGAGAGCAACTTCGACGACAGCGTCCGGACCGGCGGCAGTTCGGAGGGCCTTCTCGACCGCGTGACCGGCACCGGCGGTCCGCTGGGTTACTTCCGCGGGAACCTGACGTACATCTTCCTCGGTCTGATGTGGCTCACGTTCATCTCCGAGTACATCGTCGGCTACCTCCTCACCGGCACTCTCGTCCCGCAGGTCACCGCGTACGGAAACGTCCCGGCGTGGCGGAGCATCTTCCTTCTCACCTCGGAGAACCCCGAGTACGTCTGGACGTGGGTGACCGCCATCTTCTCGCACGGCAGCTTCTTCCACATCGCCGCCAACAGCATCGCGCTGTACTTCTTCGGCCCGCTGGTCGAGCGCTATCTCGGTGCGAAGCGCTTCACCGCGCTGTTTCTCGTCAGCGGTGCCGTCGCCGGACTCGCGCAGGTCGGTACCGCCCTCGCCACCGGCGAGTCGTCGGCCGTTCTCGGCGCGAGCGGTGCCGTGATGGCGATTCTCGGCCTGCTGACCGTCGTCAACCCGGACCTGCGCGTGATGCTGCTCATCCCGCCGATTCCGCTCCCCATCTGGGCGCTGACGGCGTTCTACGTCGTCTTCGACCTGACGGGAGCCATCACGCCGATTCTCGGCGGCGGTATCGCCCACTACGCCCACCTGACCGGTCTGCTCGTCGGCCTGCTCGTCGGCCAGTACGTCAAAGGTCAGCGCAACGTCCCCAACCGCCTCAACTTCGGCGGCGGAGGCGGAAGGGGCGGCGGCCGCCGACGCTACTGA
- a CDS encoding transcription initiation factor IIB — protein sequence MAGPTRERRRERRRGRGEQSAEETADADELDDIDPDDLVRTADGELIHEETGLVVEEQNIDRGPEWRAFNHSERQSKSRVGAPITETMHDKGLTTTIDWKDKDAYGRSLSSEKRSQMHRLRKWQERIRTKDAGERNLQFALSEIDRMSSALGVPRSVREVASVIYRRALKEDLIRGRSIEGVSTSALYAACRQEGIPRSLEEVSEVSRVERKEIGRTYRYVSQELGLELEPVDPKQYVPRFASALDLSEEVQGKANEIIDETAEQGLLSGKSPTGYAAAAIYAASLLCNEKKTQREVADVAQVTEVTIRNRYQEQIEAMGIPS from the coding sequence ATGGCAGGACCCACTCGTGAGCGGCGGCGCGAGCGGCGACGAGGACGAGGCGAGCAGTCGGCCGAAGAGACGGCCGACGCCGACGAACTCGACGACATCGACCCCGATGACCTGGTGCGGACCGCAGACGGTGAACTCATCCACGAGGAGACGGGACTGGTCGTCGAAGAGCAGAACATCGACCGAGGGCCGGAGTGGCGGGCGTTCAACCACTCCGAGCGCCAGTCGAAGTCGCGCGTCGGTGCACCCATCACCGAGACGATGCACGACAAGGGGTTGACGACGACGATCGACTGGAAGGACAAGGACGCCTACGGCCGCTCGCTCTCCTCTGAAAAACGCAGCCAGATGCACCGCCTGCGCAAATGGCAGGAGCGTATCCGAACCAAGGACGCCGGCGAGCGTAACCTCCAGTTCGCGCTCTCGGAAATCGACCGCATGTCGTCGGCACTCGGCGTTCCTCGCTCCGTTCGTGAGGTCGCGTCGGTCATCTATCGCCGCGCGCTGAAAGAGGACCTCATCCGCGGGCGCTCCATCGAGGGCGTGTCGACGAGTGCGCTGTACGCCGCCTGCCGACAGGAGGGAATCCCGCGCAGCCTCGAAGAGGTGTCGGAGGTATCGCGCGTCGAGCGAAAGGAGATCGGTCGGACGTACCGCTACGTCTCCCAGGAACTCGGGCTCGAACTCGAACCGGTCGACCCGAAGCAGTACGTTCCGCGCTTCGCCTCGGCGCTGGACCTCTCCGAGGAAGTGCAGGGGAAGGCCAACGAGATAATCGACGAGACGGCCGAGCAGGGATTGCTCTCGGGGAAATCACCGACTGGCTACGCCGCAGCGGCTATCTACGCAGCGTCGCTGCTCTGTAACGAGAAGAAGACCCAGCGCGAAGTCGCCGACGTCGCGCAGGTGACCGAGGTCACCATTCGCAATCGCTACCAAGAGCAGATCGAGGCGATGGGGATTCCGAGCTAA
- the rnhA gene encoding ribonuclease HI, with amino-acid sequence MPTIECDADVARERLEAAGVDVSPGNTDHERWRASRGDAVAVAYDSKIVVQGASPSDLALLLQEGGGRGHVYFDGASRGNPGPAAIGWAIVTSDGIVAEGSERIGETTNNRAEYDALVRALEAALDYGLSEADVRGDSQLVVKQVRGEWKTNDPGLRERRVKANELLTEFDRWTLEHVPREINERADNLANEALDDG; translated from the coding sequence ATGCCGACTATCGAGTGCGACGCCGACGTGGCCCGAGAACGACTGGAGGCCGCCGGCGTCGACGTCTCTCCGGGAAATACCGACCACGAGCGGTGGCGTGCGAGCCGCGGAGACGCCGTCGCCGTCGCGTACGATTCGAAGATCGTCGTTCAGGGAGCGAGTCCGTCCGACCTCGCGCTACTGCTGCAGGAGGGGGGCGGCCGCGGCCACGTCTACTTCGACGGTGCGAGCCGCGGCAATCCCGGACCGGCGGCTATCGGATGGGCCATCGTCACGAGCGACGGCATCGTCGCCGAAGGCTCCGAGCGAATCGGCGAGACGACGAACAATCGTGCGGAGTACGATGCGCTCGTCAGGGCGCTGGAAGCGGCTCTCGACTACGGTCTCAGCGAAGCCGACGTACGCGGCGACTCACAGCTCGTCGTCAAGCAAGTCCGCGGTGAGTGGAAGACGAACGACCCCGGACTGCGCGAACGACGGGTGAAGGCGAACGAACTGTTGACGGAGTTCGACCGGTGGACCCTCGAACACGTCCCGCGGGAGATAAACGAACGCGCCGACAACCTGGCGAACGAGGCGCTCGACGATGGCTGA